ATTTACTAATTctaaaaaaacacatcaaaaattTGACAATCAGATATGCAATTCTGACCTTGTAAACTTGGCATCTGAGACTATGCGGTCAAATTGTGCAGTATGCTTATTTCCTATGGCCTAAACTGTTGATTCCCAAAATGTCACATAAAATTGACAATCAAATGTGAAACATATACTAATACACTATTAAAAtcccaaaggaaaaaaaatgattataatatttttaattatgtaaACTTGGCATGTGAGACtatgtaatgtgtttatttcctaCAACCTAATCTCTTTATTCCCAAAAGTCTCATATTTGCAATCAGATGGGAAACATATACTATAGAAATATGTATACTATATCTATACATAGACATTTCGTTATTTCgtaaagatagatagatagatagatagatagatagatagatagatagatagatagatagatagatagatagatagatagatagatagatagatagatttacTTTACCGCCTTTAATACACCTAATTTATTCTGTGTTAAATTACGCCATTTACAGGCGGCTTAGAATAACTGCAGCATGATTTAAGGTGGCACGGAAAAGTCGAATATGAAGCTGGCGAATAAGAAGCCAACTTCATCCTCTACTGGGCATGCGTGCTTGCATCCAGGAACAGGGACGCCTGTTGGCTCTCGAGTTGTTACGTAAATGACGTTTAATTTTATTGACActctaaaaacaaattatttgttcTCAAGAAAAAAGGGCTATTGTCTATATATCAatctacatttttattgaaCTCATTCCacctgtgtttatttcttcaaTGACCCCAAACAGTATAACACTAGATTTTTTAAATCGACTCATCCAAACTTTTTCCTTGTATACAAGACAAAACATTCCCATATCCCATATGTCTTAACTGCGCGGCTGTAAAGGCAGTTTCTCATAACTAAAGTCTGGAAATTAGTTTTACGATGGGGACGCTGTGGAGTAAATGGGAGGTGTTCGTTTCTGTCGCagaatgctcacacacacggatacTAAACTGATGACGTGGTGCCAGTCGCTCACGGGGACGAGAGGATGGCCGATCACAGCAGGCAAATTAAACTCGCTGCAGCAAAGAAAAAGGTATTTGGTCAACTTTTCTGTGCCACCAGTAGTGGTTTATACGGTGCTTCGCATGTGTACTATAGGTTAGCAAGGTGTGTTCAGTCGGCCggtttgtttttatgtacagCTGTTCCACGTCTACCGATCTCCGTCCAGGAACTTGTCCAGTTGCGCGTCGCCCTTTTGCGCGTTTTGGTTTAATCGGATGTCGGGGATGTAGCCTGGCCTGTATGACACATTCGCTAATGATAATGTTGTGTCGTTGGAATTAGCCAGCGGCGAAGGctggaaatgaaaataaagcgaGTGTTGCATCTATGCCTCCGCTGTATGTTACAGGATTTGTCAGTCTAAACGTACAAGTGTCTTGATTGGTTTGTGTtggttaactagctagctaggttagccatcTGGCGTTACATAGCTATCTTACTAACTAACGTCTTGTAAGTCGActaatgttagctaacctagctaaatgGCTACCAAGACCACAAGCTAcatggttagctagctagcgttagtaGGAGGATGTTTTGGTACATTTAACATTGACTTCTCAAGTTTCACTGGAATATCGAAATACCGGGATGTGACGCGTCGATGTAGGTAGGTAGCTAGCTTCCTTAAATATCCAGCTAGGTTGCATTTTCTCTAACGTCAAGTGGTTAATTAGTTAGGTTTGTAAGGTAATTAGGTTAAGTAGGTCTAACCATCATGTGCAAACCTTACGTAGTTAGCTATGTTGGCTATTTTTATTTGCTCTTTTGGATAATTACAAGATTCAGCTGGTTTACTAGCTAGATAGCTACGCAGCTAGATAGCGTACATTTTAACAGGTGGATAGTTGAATCCGCCTTGTGTTGTACGTTCTCAGGTAGTTAGCAAAGCAAAGAAAGCTCTCTGACGTTTGTTAATGCATTCATGAGAACAGTTCCTGGTCTCTTGTGTAGCTGTCTAGATGTCTGCCACGTAAACTAAGAGTGCTTCTTTCAAGCTGCACGCAGTTTTAAGTCCGGTCACACCAGACTTGCCCTCAAATCGAGTTATCTCATGACGGCTAGAGCTCAGAATTGTattgtagtctgtgttgtgCTAATCAGTTGTGAACGATGGACTGTTGGTGCAGTGCAGACGGGATAACTCTCCAGCTTGGACAGAGTTGAGGAATTCGAGTCATGACAAGAGTTGGTATATATCAGATGACTGCTTCCTCCCACTCCTTCTGAGACAGCTGTCATTTGCATGTACTGCAACTGTGCAGCTGTCCTCAGTGCATTTGCACCAAACGATGTAAGATCGACATAATACTGAAActtttattgtgaaatattTCTTATTGCCTTGCTCGTGAAGTGTTTGACCCTAATTAAGCAGCATTattatgtactgtatactgtatcaTATTCTGTACTGCATAAGTGTTTAGTAATGCAGCTGAGTTGTTCTGCGCTCATATCTGTGAATGCATAACCACAAGGAAAAGCCTAAATTAGGCCCCTGATCCTTTGTGGGTAATGTAATATGATGGTGTTTATTCTTTAAGTGGTGATGTGAGGAAATGGTACTTTACCATGTGACCGAATGTGCTGACAGTCACACCCTTTCTTCTTGAGACATTTTTGTTTGAATCACAGTGATATGCATGATTAGATGATCACAATCCATTTGGAATCATTACATATGAGTGTTCAAGACTGTCATTTAGGACCATAAGTCTTGTTGTTTCTAAACCAGTTTGTTATAATCCCTCCCTGAACTGGTTGGTTGGCAGGTTTGTAAGAAGCTCCTACCTGCATGTGATTGGTGTCTGGATGGAAGACCAAAATCCCAAAGTGAATTCTGGGCTGCTGCCTTGCAGCTATCTGGCCAAGGAGTTTGTGCACTTGAATGAAGAGTGCAGAAGCAGTCTACTGACTAttgcctgtgtgtctctccatgTGACAGCTGAAAGAGTTTCAGCAGAAGAGTGCTCCATCCACAGGCACTGCTGCCGGAccaaagaagaagaggaaggtaAAGGGAGGGGCCCAGGCAGACTCTGCCTCTGCCGACAGACACTCGCCAGACCGCGTGAGTCTCAGCTAGCATTCCTCTTCAGCTGGCTAATAATGTTAAAGCTCATTTTCCTAGTATGCATTTTGCAGTGCAGAGAGCATAGGGTACCTGGAGGTTAGGTTGTTTTGAGCATGCTTTATGAACGGTTTTCACATATGCATACCTACCTATGCCGAGGTGTCACACATTGTTAAATTCACATGCCACCCGTGTTGCTAATACTTTGAAGCAGTCTCCTTGGCTTAGCAGTGAAATATTACTTGTTAGATGACAATCTCTGGTCGATTGTTATCTCCGCGTGGCCGATATTTTCCAACTCAGTGAGGTCCATAGCAACTAACAGTGGCACTAAATagactttctttctctccaatGCTTGTCTTGCTTCTTTTGATTTTTCATTGTGCCTCTCTCCTATTCTCCCTCTCACTAAGACACTTCCCTCTCTTTCGCTCCTCTCCCATTCCCTGTAGATTGAGAATATTCTGAATGTTATGGTGTCTGATCTTAGTCTGACTAATGGCGTAGCTCTTCCTCCATTGGTCAACAGCCAGGTGAGCTGGTCTTTCTCATACCTTCCTATCCACCATTGCTCTCTTTTTCTTATCTATGatttctcctcccctttgcATGCTTTAATCTCACCACGGGAGCTAATGTTAAATTCACCACTTGAACCAGTTTAAGTGAACTGGAATGCATCTTTGCTGTATAAAATGCATGTTCACTCTAATGGTGCTGGTTGGCGAAGGTGCATTGCAGATAAATGTGAACACTACTAGGTTCAAAGTGTTGGTACTGCCATTGCTGCAGTGTTGAAGTTTGGTTATTTCTCATATTTGATCTACAtattctgtgtctttctgttctttttgttcGAGcgctgagctgtgtgtttgatACACAGTACTGACAGTCCTCTATACTGCCTCAAATATAGGATTTATTTCTGTGCTTTTTCTTCTAATATATGCTGTGACAAAGTTCTGTTCCTAAGCACTCATGAGTAGGAGTGATGACCTTGACTCAGTCTTTTTATTGAACGCTGTAGTGGAGGCAGGCAAATTCCCTCCTGGATCAGAACTTTAATTCTGATGCTTTTCAGTTGATGAATGGTGCACTGGACGAGTTTGTAATTACAGAGATGTATAATACAGTGTTGTATTGTCATGCAACCCATTGACCAGACTGCAAAGCAATGTGCTACTATTGCATAAACACCTCAAATGCATCATCTGCTTTGGCTGTGTTAACACACTCATAGCTTGGATTTccagtcacgtgtgtgtgtgtgtaaaatgtgtctGTTGCCATGTGTTAAATCAGGACCATGGTGATGTGGAGGCGCGGGGCTCCCCCGTCTCCCAGATCCAGGAGGAGGCCATCGGAGAGGCTGGTCGCGCCTCGCCCCTGTCTAACACCCCCACTGCTACTAACTCAGAGTGTCTCGCTGACAACACTGCCCTGCAGGTCTGTCTGTCCGCCTGTCTGATGCCGCAGGCAACTTTCATGGGCACAGCCTAGGCctagaccaaaaaaaaaaagatttaaaaaatcatatttctGTCTGGGGTCCCCATCAAAtgttttagtttaaaaataagattaaacTATGACCAGAAAACCAGGTCTCAGCCTCCTGAGGGGTGCAAAAGAAAAGTGTTCGCCCTGTCTTTGTGGGTTTGCTGTTTCGAGCCCTAATGTTGCAGCCATGCATGGCCAGGAGTCCAAgagagcacaaaaaaaaaaaaaaaaaaaattggcactACTGTGTGGGAGGGGCGGCATTACTCTGTCCTTGCTCAGTCACAGTGATGTTAGCCTATCGTGGACGTCTGTGTGCAGACGGCAGTTGGCGCTTTCCTCTGAGTGTGCTCCGCTTCCCTGAGACACGGAATGGGCGGCAGCTCAAAAAGATGTAGTGTCTCAGGGAAGTGCATGCTCGCTGCACCTGGTTGGTAGCTGTCATATGACATAGGAACTGGCATAATGACTAAAGCTGGGGAGGAAAACTGGGTAAAAATGATGGGGTCAGGGGGAGGGTGAAGTGGGCCAGAGTGGATGGCTGTGAGCGTGTACTGATGAACAGTACAAGCTAGCATAGTCGTGTTTCTCACCCGCTGATTTTTAAAGATTGTCAAAGCACATCTCactgttatttgtgttttagcATTTGTTGCTGTACCCAGTACTAAGTGCCACGCAACCCAAGTGTGGTGTTTGTCGCATTACCCGTATTTGCTTTGTCTGTGCTGTTATCTCTTGGAACtgtcttgtattttttttcttctacttttAGCTTCCTGTTGCCTCATGTTGCCATGTCTAGTCAGACTGTGTCATGTTTATCAGACATGTTCTTTATCTTCTGTTTTTATGTCCCCAGCAGAACTACGACTCTGATGCCAATGGCGATGGGTTTGCTCCAGAGGAGAGTAGGTGAGGTGTTATCAGCTGTTTCGGGCTCTACTGTCTGGGTCTCTTCGTCCCGCTCCGCCCTGACGACCTGCTGGATGCCAAGTGTGAGCAGAGCAGCTTCGATCAGGGAGGAGAAGGACGAAGAAAATGGAGCACAGCCACTAGGAGCAGGactgtgtggtggtggggttatTTGTTTCCCAGCTCAtggtttgtctgtttttcataCCTGTGGTTTTGCAGGCCGCTGTCATCCACTGAGAGCCTGAGACAACTGTCCCAGCAGCTCAACGGCCTCGTGTCTGAGGTGAGGAGCAAATGCTTCAACATGGCCGCCTCGCTGCCCCACTGCTATCCCTTTTGTCGGCCAACAGTAGTAgagtttagaggtgtgtgtgtgtgtgtgtgtgtgtgtgtgtgagagagagtttctgAACCAACAGGTGCAGATAGGCAAAACAGAAAAGGCTGCGTTTATTGTGACATTCAAAGCTGTTGAATGTCAAATAACACATTTAGACCCAGAAGATGTTTTGGAGTCACTCAGAGGGATTACCAGCATCTGTCTGAAAAATATGATCCTCAGTACTGTTCTTAGAATGTGGAAATACCTTTCTGAAATGTGGGTTCCTTTTCTTTGAGCTGTGACTATAAAATCTTCTCATGTGTTTTGTGTAATGTCTGCTCTTCCTCCTGGGTGTCCTAACAACAGTCCCCGTCTTCATATGTCAATGGAGACACAGGTGGGCCAGTTCCTGTCAGTGACAAACAACTGGAGGCAAGTTGAAGCAAACACCAGCCAACACTAAAAGCTaaagctttttttaatttttttattttttttttaaatcaaatgtagGAACCAGGGAATATAATCCTCATtgtcacatttcatttttcGGTTCAGATGCGCTTCTGTTTTGGGTTGTCTTGTTAACAGTTGGGATTCTAGTGATGGTAATTGCACCAAAGCCAAGAGGCCAGGCCCTCAGCAGGATTGGTTTACATACATATGCCACCTCTGGTGTCTGGGTTTgtcaaagtgtttttattttaaaatattgtctcAAAGTGAACAGAGAAGTAAGTCATTAAAAATAGAAGTCATGCAGTAAAGAAACATTCAAAAACCTTTTTGGCTGTCATGTAACAAAAATCAGACTCTGTCAGGTTAACTGTCTCTCTTTATTTAtcttatacattttaatgtttgtccCACATGAAGTTAGATGGCCACAGAAATTGGTATATATTCTAGCCTCCTGTtccatacacacccactcagACTCTCTTGGTCTTGTTCACAGAATTTGTCTGTCTGAGCCAGTATGGTAAAGCCACTGCTGACCTGGGGTGCCTATGGTCACATGATCTCTTGCAGCAGTGAGCAGAACACTCCCACTCCAGGATGTGGTTGAGCAGCAGCATTGCAGACTCACTGAATGGACCACATTACACATAGCACTGATCAGTGAGACATTAGTTTTAATTAcaatttcttctcttctctggaCCCTTTGTTGTACACAGACCATAAAGGGGTTTCTGGGTGGTGACCTAGGGCTTTGCGTGGTGTATAACTCTACGCTGTATCCCTGATCTCATCTTCAGAGGAGTACAGCTCCCGTTTTAGTCTCAGCTCACCTGAAACCTGGAAGCATCacattttattctctttctgACGAAAGCTTAATTTGGGTTAATGTTTCAgcatttcatctctctctctctctctccctccctctgtccccttcGTCTGCATGCCTGCACGTTAGGCTCGGAACCAGGAGCTGTCTGCAGCGCTGGACTCCAGCACGCTAACAAACTCTCAGCTCTCTGCACAGATAGACACGCTGGTAAGGCTGTGTAGTTCAGTCCTAGTACTGATGTGTCTGCTGCGTGGACCTTTTCTCCATGCTGCCAAGCAGAATGGCTTCTCGGGCAACCAAACCCCCTTGTGTTCACACGTTCAGATTTACTTGCTATCTGCACGATGAAGAACCTGTCTGGGCAAAACCtttctgttgcttttcttttttttagtgtaATGTAGCTTTGTTTTCTAAGGATTATCCTTGGATTAACATAAAATAGTTACTGCAGCATGTCTCTGTCTGCTAACCAAGCTGATGTGTTTAATTGACAGACTTACTGGCCAGGTGCTAGCAGATCTAGGCAGCGTGGGCCCATGATGGCTATTATAATAACTCATTTAAAACTCATTGCAGTTGATGCTTACTAATACTTCCCTTTATTCATAGCAGTATGACACTGCACAGACCATCTACATTTTCTTACTAGCGTTATAAGGAGATTTtcgtgtgcgtgtttgtctcctgtgtgcgtgcgcttttAGACAAAGCAGTCTCAGGAGCTGTCGGACCAGCTGCAAAAGGTAAACAAGAATTTAAATGTACCCTCCTCCTCAACATACTGCAAAGTAAAACTGTAGATTTAATTGTGGCACGTATAAAACTGCTGTTGCTactgtttcagtctctctctttctttctcctgcaAGGAGCGGAAGGAGTTTGAGCAGAAGTTCACCAAGGAGCAAGGAGCCATGCGGGAGCAGCTGCAGGTGAAGCACCCTCGACCACTTGCAGCCATTTGATAGGTCATCTTTGTAAGCTGTTCATAAAACTAACTAATAAGGAGTAATATAGAGCAAGTAAGCGTACTGGTGCTGGGGATGAGTGCTTCTTTACCAGCCGTGGTACATATTCATCTTTATCACAGCTACAGCTCAAGATAAACaatatgaaatgtgtttagAATGAGTCACTTGAAGAGCTCAAAGTTTTGTGGGGCATTCTATAAAGattgtgtgtgctgttccaGGTTCACATTCAGACCATTGGCATTCTGGTGTCTGAGAAAACAGAGCTACAAACCGCCTTGTCATACACACAACAAGCAGCACGCCAAAagacaggtttgtgtgtgtgtgtctctttgtagATCCTTAGGAgggaagtgaagtgaagtgagcACAGGGTGAaaaatgtgtatctgtgtgttttacatgaGGATGGAGATATGCATGTTTTAGAGCCTTGGTGACCTTCTTGGATTGCACACAGACAGGGATCCTTAAGTATTTTGTTTCCGTGTTGGGAAGATAAAGTTCTGTGGTTCAAAGATTATTTTATGCCTAAGCagcaatgtttattttaatattatttaaatctatttattattactcACCCACCATAAAGTGTGATGATCTAACTGAaccgtgtccgtgtgtgtgtgtgtctgttgcattGTCGCTCTCAGGCGAGGCAGAAGAGCTCACCAATCGGTTTCAGGCCAGTAAGCAGAGGATATCAGAGCTGGAGAGAACTTTATCCACAGTGTCTacacagcagaaacagacagagaaggtgCATCCTCAGAAAAGCAACACCGCTTCTCCCTAAGCTCAGTCTGGGATCATGCCTGATTTAAACATGGGCTTCAACTGCAGCTGTCTGATTTTGaggtttttggggggggttttttttcctccatgtgTTCCTCTTCTTTAACCGAGCAGCACACTAGAGagttggagaaggagagagacagtctgCGGGTGGAAGCAGTCAGGTTACAGTAAGTCTTGCAAATGTGAGGTTTTTCCTGTGTTAtgtctcttccttttctttctgattttGTTCCCACCTTTgtgtcttgctctctccctctctctctctctctcgctctgtctgtttCTTAGTAGTGCGAGTGAAGAGATGAAACAGCAGAGCTCCGAGCTGTCTGAGCAGCTCCGGTTGAGATCGAGTGAGAATGGCGCTCTCAGCCTGGAGCTGGATGAGCTCCGCAAGCGCTTGGAGATGGCTGATGTTATGCTCCAGCAGGTCGGcgcccagcacacacagctcCGCCCCGAAGCTTACCATGCTGTGGGATTCATTACAGATAACAGCCCCCCATACTTTACCTCTGCACATGTTCGGTAATTAATAGGCAGTGATGTGTCTGTCTAGTTCTCCAGTCAATCAGGGTCGCCTTCTGAACACCAGCAGATTCAACTTCTCTTGGAAGAGAAACACCAACTGGAGAGTCAcacagcagaggtgtgtgtcttcatttgtctctgtgtttgaagTTACTAAAGTGAGTAAAGTGCATTTGTTGgaaggcttgtgtgtgtgtgtgtgtgtgtgtgtgtgtgtgtgtgtgtgtgtgtgtgtgtgtgtgtgtgtgtgtgtgtgtgtgtgtgtgtgtgtgtgtgtgtgtgtgtgtgtgtgtgtgtgtgtgtgtgtgtataatagcTTATGGAGTCGGTAGCCCAACTgcaaagggagagagaccagTATGCAGAGCAGATCCAGGAGGAGGGCCAGGTATGGAAGGATAAGACGGAACAGCTTCTTTCTCAGGTactgccgcacacacacatacatgcgcacgtGCGCGTTCACTCCAGGGACAGACCCTTCTAAACACACTCCCAAGGTGCTTTGGTCTGTGTCTGATTGTGGCTCTGGTGTCCAGGTGACCCTAATGTCACAAGAGAGGGACAGGAATGCTGCTCTGATCCAGGAGCTACAGGAGCAGATCACAGAGCTCAAGAACACTACAGGTCTTCAtcacacactcctcttcctcgctcACTCaccatgttttcatatttaatctGACTTACCTAGACAGTGATTTCCTTATCACAAATGGAATGATGTAAGCAAAATAATAGTGTGATGCTAATACATAGTGATACATTTTcagttctgttgtgtgttgaaCCCAACTTTAAACAAAGCTATAACTGGTTTATGATCACAGAATTTCACTTTGTGTTAAAGGGTTTTTACTTATAACCAACCATTTGACAGATTCAGGGCATCTGTTTCTGAAAAGAAGGGTGTGTTTGACAGGAAACTGACCCTCTCTGGCCTTTCAGCTGTAATGTCTCAGGAGCCAGAGAACCAGGTAGCGTCCCCGCTCTTGGGCCCCTCAGAGAGGGAGCGAGCCTTAGAGGAGAGTCTCCACACCCTccaggaggagaaagaggccCTCGCTCTGCAGTACCAAGCCCAGGTTAGCTACTTTATTACCTACAAACCAGCAGACGCACAGGATACGACAGTGTACTAGAGTTAATACATGTGGGGTTTGAAAAACAGGAGACATGTTTGTCAGACAAGCATTAATCTTGCAGTTGTCACTGTAAAGGTGGTCCCCCACGAGAGAGAGGTGAGCGGTTTGTCAAACGCTGCCTTCCCACGGTGCCCCTGCAGGTCCGAGATAACGAGCAATTGAGTCGCCTGGTGCAGGAGCAGGAGGTgcgggtggaggagctggagaagcaggCTGAGCACGCCACCCAGGAGGTCCAGGACAGGCTGCGCATCCTGGAGGACGCTCAGAGCGACAAGGCCACCATCAGCCGAGCCCTGGGCCAGAACCGGGAGCTCAAAGACCAGCTTGCTGAGCTCCAGAATGGCTTTGTCAAGCTggtgaggagtgggggggggtgcgctCCTGCAGGGGTGGTGGTCATTGGATGGGGGGGTTGTTAGGGTTAAGTGTATATTGAGACAAAAATGGGGAGGGGTTGGTTTTGGGGCTGTGTGTTGGAACAAAAATGTCCTAATGGTAGGGAAAACAAGAGTAACCTTTTCCGTGTTAGAAGCAATATAATGACCTTAATGCAGAAATATTCTCTTTTTTGGCTACTGTAGTGGTTAAACACGACatggtacaaaaaaaaaaacaaaacgtgtGTGTCCCGTGTAAGTTCTGTGTTCTGGAAAGCGGTCTATATTTTCACATGGCTTAGTTTTTCATTTGCACTGTTTACACACCTCGGCAAATACGGAACAATACAGACAAAGCTCCGGTTCCAGCCCATCTGACTGTATCCTCTGCCCTTCCTCTCTTCTGCAGACCAATGAAAACATGGAGCTCACCAGCGCTCTGCAGTCAGAGCAGCACGTGAAGAAGGAGATCGCCCGCAAGCTGGGCCAACTGCAGGAAGACCTCCACAACGCCAAAGAACAGGTGAGCAATCCTCGTCGCATGTACCCGACACATCGCTTGTCGACGAATTCTCCTGCAAGATAATTACGCCCTCCAGCAGGCCAAAGTTGCCAAAAAAAAGCTTTCGGAAGTGCCCCGCCCTCCTAACCAGTTCTGACGGGTCTGCAGCTGCAGGAGCGGACACAGGAGTGCTCGTCGCTGCAGGAGCAGCGGGACCAGTACCTGGGCCACCTACAGCAGTACTCGGCCGGTTACCAGCAGGTGGCTGCCGAACGTGAGCAGCTCCACAAGCAGTTCCTGCAGCAGACGCAACTCATGGACCAGTTGCAGCACGAGGAGGTGCAGGGGAAGGTCATGCTGGAGCAGAGCCAGTTACAACTGCAGCAGGCCCAGGTCAGACACGCTTCAGTACAGCCGTACTTGGCACTATGGCTCCAGTATGGCTCCTAAAaatagtggtggtggtggtaagTCATCACAATAGTAGCTTTTGTTCTTGACTTCAGGTTgatattatgttatatttgttaaGCCCCCATAATTATCAGGCAGTGGCATTTTGCTTATTACTTGGTGTCACTGTTTGCTTATATTGTTCTTTAAACTCTTGATCTGCAGGAGAGGGTTAACCTGCTGGCCAAGGACAACGAGCAGCTTAAAACCGAGGTTCAGGAGCTCCTGAACAGCTCTGTTGTGAATACAACGCTCAGGGACCAAGGTGAGTTCAGAGGATTGATCCAAAAGCTTGGAGTGTGTACCATTTACATCTCCAACTGAGTCCTATATATTGTTTGTCAAGGTGATGGAGTGGAAAGCCATTCGCTGCCAGAGAGCTTCCAGAAATCGTCTATAGCCATCCCAGAGGACTTTGACAGCAGAGAAGAAATGGTGAGACTCCATGTTAGGATGGCAGCACAAGTTCTCATTAACAGTTACATCCACATTTCCATACGTCTTTGAGGGGTGTCATTTGGGAATGTCAAACTAAGAGATGGGTgaactttgttgttgttgccatggcatcAGGAGGATTTCCTGCACTCTGCCCTGTCCCGTCTGGAGGGAGAAAGGGATGAAGTCCTGCACAGAttggaagaggagaggaagctACACCAGGCTGCCCTGCAGCAGGTCACCACCATGAGCCACGAACACCATCACCACAATACATGCACAGAAACAGGTGGGTCCCATTGTAGTACTCTTTCATTTACATTCAGTGGAACTCCTCAAATAAAGCTTCCGTGATCAAATGTTAGTTATTTCTAACTACTTGGTCACTGAAGGAGTGAACCCTGTGTACTGGGAGCATATGCAAAAGTaaagacatttttgtttctttatagtgaccattttattcatctttatCATGGTGCAATTAGAGTTTagaagaatttttatttttaaaaagtttaatcaAGTTTCTAATGTGGTTGAGGTGTTTTTCTgctggggtgggtgtgtttagggtacTTGGATGGTGTCCCTGTGGAGGTGCATGAGGCATTGCAGCTCGCCATGGAGAAGCTCCAAGAGCGATTCACAGCCTTGATGCAAGAGAAGGTGgacctgaaagagagagtggatgAGCTGGAACACCGTTGCATCCAACTCTCTGGAGAGACCGATACCATCGGTGAGAGCTACGTGCTGATACTTGCATGCGGCCAGGCAGGCTttgacgtgcgtgtgtgtgtgtgtgagcgaccAAGAGAAAATGAATCCTTAATTTGGTTGCAGGAAGTCTGTACTTCAGTTAGGTTTATCTGCGTCTCTGCTTCTAGGTGAATACATTGCACTGTATCAAAACCAGAGAGCCATTATGAAACAGAAGCACCAAGAGAAGGAGCAGTACATCAGCATGCTAGCCAAAGACAAGGAGGAGATGAAGGTACTGTTACCTACACCGAGTCGTCACTTTATTGGGTACACATGCGCTATAGCTCTAGTTAAAA
This is a stretch of genomic DNA from Electrophorus electricus isolate fEleEle1 chromosome 6, fEleEle1.pri, whole genome shotgun sequence. It encodes these proteins:
- the golga2 gene encoding golgin subfamily A member 2 isoform X3, giving the protein MADHSRQIKLAAAKKKLKEFQQKSAPSTGTAAGPKKKRKVKGGAQADSASADRHSPDRDHGDVEARGSPVSQIQEEAIGEAGRASPLSNTPTATNSECLADNTALQQNYDSDANGDGFAPEESRPLSSTESLRQLSQQLNGLVSESPSSYVNGDTGGPVPVSDKQLEARNQELSAALDSSTLTNSQLSAQIDTLTKQSQELSDQLQKERKEFEQKFTKEQGAMREQLQVHIQTIGILVSEKTELQTALSYTQQAARQKTGEAEELTNRFQASKQRISELERTLSTVSTQQKQTEKHTRELEKERDSLRVEAVRLHSASEEMKQQSSELSEQLRLRSSENGALSLELDELRKRLEMADVMLQQFSSQSGSPSEHQQIQLLLEEKHQLESHTAELMESVAQLQRERDQYAEQIQEEGQVWKDKTEQLLSQVTLMSQERDRNAALIQELQEQITELKNTTAVMSQEPENQVASPLLGPSERERALEESLHTLQEEKEALALQYQAQVRDNEQLSRLVQEQEVRVEELEKQAEHATQEVQDRLRILEDAQSDKATISRALGQNRELKDQLAELQNGFVKLTNENMELTSALQSEQHVKKEIARKLGQLQEDLHNAKEQLQERTQECSSLQEQRDQYLGHLQQYSAGYQQVAAEREQLHKQFLQQTQLMDQLQHEEVQGKVMLEQSQLQLQQAQERVNLLAKDNEQLKTEVQELLNSSVVNTTLRDQGDGVESHSLPESFQKSSIAIPEDFDSREEMEDFLHSALSRLEGERDEVLHRLEEERKLHQAALQQVTTMSHEHHHHNTCTETGYLDGVPVEVHEALQLAMEKLQERFTALMQEKVDLKERVDELEHRCIQLSGETDTIGEYIALYQNQRAIMKQKHQEKEQYISMLAKDKEEMKAKLSELQELVMRLVGERNEWYSRYMSAIGNPDLLSAEEDIVQPVERHVELNAVDSPDFMDMSTAVDLTTNLQSRTDLPQSSGGPEPPAGPSLRPREDGTARQIMQLLQEIQNPQARVAPFLGENPCIPFFYRPDENDEVKIMVI
- the golga2 gene encoding golgin subfamily A member 2 isoform X6; this encodes MADHSRQIKLAAAKKKLKEFQQKSAPSTGTAAGPKKKRKVKGGAQADSASADRHSPDRIENILNVMVSDLSLTNGVALPPLVNSQNYDSDANGDGFAPEESRPLSSTESLRQLSQQLNGLVSESPSSYVNGDTGGPVPVSDKQLEARNQELSAALDSSTLTNSQLSAQIDTLTKQSQELSDQLQKERKEFEQKFTKEQGAMREQLQVHIQTIGILVSEKTELQTALSYTQQAARQKTGEAEELTNRFQASKQRISELERTLSTVSTQQKQTEKHTRELEKERDSLRVEAVRLHSASEEMKQQSSELSEQLRLRSSENGALSLELDELRKRLEMADVMLQQFSSQSGSPSEHQQIQLLLEEKHQLESHTAELMESVAQLQRERDQYAEQIQEEGQVWKDKTEQLLSQVTLMSQERDRNAALIQELQEQITELKNTTAVMSQEPENQVASPLLGPSERERALEESLHTLQEEKEALALQYQAQVRDNEQLSRLVQEQEVRVEELEKQAEHATQEVQDRLRILEDAQSDKATISRALGQNRELKDQLAELQNGFVKLTNENMELTSALQSEQHVKKEIARKLGQLQEDLHNAKEQLQERTQECSSLQEQRDQYLGHLQQYSAGYQQVAAEREQLHKQFLQQTQLMDQLQHEEVQGKVMLEQSQLQLQQAQERVNLLAKDNEQLKTEVQELLNSSVVNTTLRDQGDGVESHSLPESFQKSSIAIPEDFDSREEMEDFLHSALSRLEGERDEVLHRLEEERKLHQAALQQVTTMSHEHHHHNTCTETGYLDGVPVEVHEALQLAMEKLQERFTALMQEKVDLKERVDELEHRCIQLSGETDTIGEYIALYQNQRAIMKQKHQEKEQYISMLAKDKEEMKAKLSELQELVMRLVGERNEWYSRYMSAIGNPDLLSAEEDIVQPVERHVELNAVDSPDFMDMSTAVDLTTNLQSRTDLPQSSGGPEPPAGPSLRPREDGTARQIMQLLQEIQNPQARVAPFLGENPCIPFFYRPDENDEVKIMVI